ATTCCTTAGAAATCAAACGCAACTCATTGAAAATAAACAACTTTAGCGAAAGATCAGTCAGAGCGAATTCTTAAAGTAATTGTTGAAGATTGGGGCATTCTACACGCTAGCCGCCGAGCAGATAAACCCGAGGGCCGCTGCTCAAAAATCAATCAAACGCACATTGATAACACCATCGATAGCGCGAATTCTATCCAGCGTGACGGCGTCTGGCTGCGCGGCAATATCGATCAAGTTGTAGGCGATGTCATTGCGGCTTTTGTTGATCATGTCCGCGACATTGATATCGGACTCCGCGATCACCGACAGCACCTGTCCCAACATTTTGGGAACATTGCGATTGGTGACAGCGAGCCGGAAGCCCGCCGTGCGCTCCAACGACACGGAAGGAAAATTGACAGCATTGCGGATATTGCCGTTCTCCAGAAAGTCCTGCAGCTGGTTCGCCACCATCACCGCGCAGTTTTCTTCCGCCTCTTCCGTACTGGCACCAATATGCGGCATTGGAATCACGCGCGGGTGTTTCAGCAGCGCCAGTGTGGGGAAATCGGTGATATATCGCCCCAACTGCCCTTGCTCCAGTGCCTGCAGCACCGCCGCGTTATCCACGATCTCTTCGCGGGCAAAGTTGAGCAAACAAGCCCCAGGGCGAAAAGCCTTGAGCAGTTCGGCATTGACCATACCGCGCGTGGCATCCAGCACCGGCAAATGCAGGGTGATGAAATCGGAGCGCGACACCAAGCTCTGCAAGTTCTCGGCGCGCTGTACGCGGTGCGACAAACGCCAAGCGGCATCGACCGAGATAGCGGGGTCAAAGCCCAGCACCTGCATATCCAGCTCCAGCGCCATATTGGCTACCAGCGAGCCTATAGAACCCAGTCCGACCACCCCCAGCGTCTTGCCGGCCAGCTCATACCCCGCAAAGCGTTTCTTTTCCGCCTCCAGCAGGCGCGACAGCGCCGCGTCGTCGGTTTCCTGCTGCTCATCTCGCACAAAGCGCACACCGCCCAGAATGTCTCTGGAGGCCAGCAGCATCGCCGCCAGCACCAATTCCTTCACTGCATTGGCATTGGCACCAGGGGCGTTAAAGACCACGATGCCACGCTCCGTCATCTCTGCCACGGGGACATTATTGACCCCTGCGCCAGCTCGACCAATGGCTAGCACGCTCTCGCCCACATCTGCCGCAGCCAGTTTATGGCTGCGTAGCATGATGGCATCCGGGTGGCTGATCTCACTGGCCACCTCGTACTTGTCTCTGCCGAATTGATTGAGGCCTTTTACGGCAATCTTGTTGAAAGTCTGCACCTTAAACATCAGAAACAACCCATAACTAATTGATAAATAAAGAAATAGACCTAGATAAATTTCTTTTTTCGCTTTCCAAGAAAATAGCGCTTGGCTTTCTGGCTCGGTTGGCCGATACTGAACTCGCCCTTTTGACCCCCCCCCCCCCACAAGTCAGAAGGGTTGGGCAGCGCAAGCCGTCCATAGGGTTCAGTTCCTTAAATGTTTCACTCCTTAATGGTCTTTGCCCGATTTCCTCCCCCCAGAGAGTCGGGCTTTTTTTTATCTCAACGAAATCACTTCAGCGGAATTTTTTGATCGCGAATCGCAAACGCGGTGACTGAATTTTCAGGGCTGCCTTCAATCACGCGATCGGAATAAGTTAGGTACACCAGTGTGTTGCGCTTCTCATCCACCATACGCACCACTTGCACATGCTTGAACACCAACGATGCACCTTCTTTGAAAACCGATTGCTTGCGCGGCAGCGGCTCCAGAAAACTGATCGCCCCCACCTGCTGACAGGTGACAGAAAAATTAGACGGATCTTCTGCCAAACCAAACGCGCCTTTAATGCCGCCTGTTTTAGCGCGCGACACATAACAAGAAATGCCTTGCACCTGCGGATCATCAAACGCTTCCACCACAATTTTGTGATCGGGGCCTACCCATTTGAACACGGTATCCACATGGCCAATTTCTTCTGCAAACGCCGTTTGCAACAAACCTGACAAGAGCACAAGCACCGAGAGCAATCGCAGACGCATTTCTTTCACCTGAATGTTATGCAGAGATAAATGAATAGAAGCAGCGTGCTCATCATAGCCGATTCAACAAGCACAGCAGGAATACCAGCAAATCTTGCGCACACAAAAAAGCCTCGACTAGCGAGGCTTTTTATCTGTCTCTATTTAATTGGTGCCCAGAAGAGGACTTGAACCTCCACGACCATAAGTCACTAACACCTGAAGCTAGCGCGTCTACCATTCCGCCATCTGGGCTCAGGGCGCGAACTGTACTGGCAGGGCTGCACACTGTCAACGCTCGCGTAGCTATGCGCGGCGCGCTCTGCAATAATCCGGCACAGCAATTCAACCAATCCCATCGCTCTGCCCACTTCACGGCGCACCAATGAAAAAGACAAAAAAATCTTCAGCACCACCAGCCGCAGGCAAAGCCAAAACCGTGCGCGACCCACACCATCGTCGCGAAGCAGAAAAATACAGCAACCCCATTCCCAGCCGCGAGTTCATCCTCTCTATTTTGGAAAACAGCAAAGGGCCGATGGATCACCCTGCACTGTGCACCGCGCTAAAAATTCGCGACGAAGAACAAATAGAAGCACTGCGCCGCCGCCTCGGCGCCATGTGTCGCGATGGACAATTACTGCAAAACCGCCGCGACGGTTTTGTCCCTGCACACAAAGCGAATTTGGTAAAAGGCCAAGTGCTCGCGCATCGCGATGGTTTTGGTTTTCTGCGCCCTGAAGATGGCGGTAAAGATCTGTTTCTCAGCGCGCGCGAAATGCACAAAGTTTTTG
The DNA window shown above is from Cellvibrionales bacterium and carries:
- a CDS encoding CreA family protein — its product is MRLRLLSVLVLLSGLLQTAFAEEIGHVDTVFKWVGPDHKIVVEAFDDPQVQGISCYVSRAKTGGIKGAFGLAEDPSNFSVTCQQVGAISFLEPLPRKQSVFKEGASLVFKHVQVVRMVDEKRNTLVYLTYSDRVIEGSPENSVTAFAIRDQKIPLK
- a CDS encoding phosphoglycerate dehydrogenase codes for the protein MFKVQTFNKIAVKGLNQFGRDKYEVASEISHPDAIMLRSHKLAAADVGESVLAIGRAGAGVNNVPVAEMTERGIVVFNAPGANANAVKELVLAAMLLASRDILGGVRFVRDEQQETDDAALSRLLEAEKKRFAGYELAGKTLGVVGLGSIGSLVANMALELDMQVLGFDPAISVDAAWRLSHRVQRAENLQSLVSRSDFITLHLPVLDATRGMVNAELLKAFRPGACLLNFAREEIVDNAAVLQALEQGQLGRYITDFPTLALLKHPRVIPMPHIGASTEEAEENCAVMVANQLQDFLENGNIRNAVNFPSVSLERTAGFRLAVTNRNVPKMLGQVLSVIAESDINVADMINKSRNDIAYNLIDIAAQPDAVTLDRIRAIDGVINVRLIDF